A single Nostoc sp. PCC 7107 DNA region contains:
- a CDS encoding DnaJ domain-containing protein, translating into MTQNSKTGAVFIAGGSLAGAGVSATVGGMGLAGGFGAVGIGTAPVVGAGAVAGAAVYGAFKAVAAGDAAAFGAMGIGAVGGAGFSGVVGGMGLVAPKIGLAFGIGTVPMASVGAVIGLAAYGFAKLLDESEVKETPAQLFARMEEKVLQMDYYNAAVIELGLFLSGNDLKQKFAALEVEEELQRLKAEFSTAKTEPETATFNLQLPETWKCVKTLQGHLGRVNAIAITPDGNTLVSGSDDKQINLWNLKTGKWLYTFSGQAEAVLSLAISPDGKQIVSGCVDRKISTWQIDKQKFLRTFFYLNSPYSHHSFVNSVIYSSDGRFITSASSDKTIRIWGGYTGDLKRTLNGHIDAVFSVAISPDSKILASGSADKTIRIWDCINWKQLEIFTEHSAAVNTLVITPDGKTLISGSTDTTIKLWNLHTRKLIQTLTGHSEAILSVAVSADGEILASSTRKTIKIWHIPTGNLLQTLPGCSPVAFTPDSQMLVSGGNGGTIKIWSLQGLNDWTCNSLLSQKWWEVLGVDANAQPQDVKFAYLQLARQYHPDVNNSATAKASMQVINQAYQKFQTQLKFK; encoded by the coding sequence ATGACACAAAACTCTAAAACAGGTGCAGTATTTATCGCTGGAGGAAGCCTAGCGGGCGCAGGTGTGTCTGCAACAGTTGGCGGAATGGGGTTAGCAGGCGGATTTGGTGCTGTCGGGATTGGAACTGCGCCTGTTGTTGGTGCTGGTGCTGTGGCTGGTGCAGCTGTTTATGGTGCTTTCAAGGCTGTAGCTGCGGGAGATGCTGCTGCTTTTGGTGCAATGGGAATTGGTGCTGTTGGTGGTGCTGGTTTTTCTGGCGTTGTTGGTGGTATGGGATTAGTTGCACCTAAAATCGGTTTGGCGTTTGGTATTGGGACTGTACCAATGGCTAGTGTGGGTGCAGTTATAGGACTGGCGGCTTATGGTTTTGCTAAGTTATTAGATGAATCTGAGGTGAAAGAAACTCCTGCACAGCTTTTTGCACGGATGGAAGAAAAAGTTTTGCAGATGGATTACTATAATGCCGCAGTCATAGAGTTAGGTTTATTTTTATCTGGTAATGATCTCAAGCAAAAATTTGCGGCTTTGGAGGTTGAGGAGGAGTTACAAAGGCTTAAGGCTGAATTTTCTACTGCAAAGACTGAACCCGAAACTGCAACTTTCAACCTTCAGCTTCCTGAAACTTGGAAATGTGTCAAAACTCTTCAGGGACATTTAGGAAGAGTCAATGCGATCGCTATCACTCCTGATGGTAATACTCTAGTTAGTGGCAGCGATGATAAACAAATAAATCTCTGGAATCTGAAAACAGGAAAATGGCTTTATACTTTCTCCGGTCAAGCAGAGGCGGTTCTATCTCTTGCTATCAGTCCTGATGGAAAACAGATTGTTAGTGGCTGTGTTGACCGCAAAATTAGTACTTGGCAAATAGATAAACAAAAATTTTTGCGGACATTTTTTTATTTAAACTCTCCCTACAGTCATCATAGTTTTGTTAATTCAGTTATATATAGTTCTGATGGCAGATTTATTACTAGTGCTAGTTCTGATAAAACCATCAGAATTTGGGGAGGCTATACAGGAGATTTAAAACGTACGCTGAATGGACACATAGATGCAGTTTTCTCTGTTGCCATCAGTCCTGATAGTAAAATTCTAGCTAGTGGCAGTGCGGATAAAACGATTAGAATTTGGGACTGCATCAACTGGAAACAACTAGAGATTTTTACGGAACATTCGGCAGCTGTAAATACTTTAGTTATCACCCCTGATGGTAAGACTTTAATTAGTGGTAGTACAGATACTACTATCAAACTCTGGAATCTCCATACAAGGAAATTAATTCAAACTTTGACTGGACATTCAGAAGCGATTTTATCTGTCGCTGTGAGTGCTGATGGAGAAATCTTAGCTAGTAGCACTCGCAAAACTATCAAAATCTGGCATATCCCAACTGGGAATTTATTACAAACTCTACCCGGTTGTAGTCCTGTCGCCTTTACGCCTGATAGTCAAATGTTGGTGAGTGGTGGTAACGGTGGTACTATCAAAATTTGGAGTCTGCAAGGTCTGAATGATTGGACTTGCAATTCTTTATTGTCTCAGAAATGGTGGGAAGTTTTAGGTGTAGATGCTAATGCTCAACCTCAAGATGTCAAGTTTGCTTACCTGCAATTAGCTAGACAATATCATCCTGACGTAAATAATTCTGCAACTGCTAAAGCATCGATGCAAGTCATCAATCAGGCTTATCAAAAATTTCAAACGCAACTGAAGTTTAAATGA
- a CDS encoding DUF4079 domain-containing protein — protein MINVSEALEPLAAWFRSLGIPQPIVEWGHPGMMGIVVVVMGSYVGWTGWRYRLAKDKDESFKNRMNHRLLAPWMFFFLAAGYPGGVLSLVMQRHAIFESPHFWTGSLVLILLLINSVISFTGFAGGKPALRTTHAYLGSGILGLLVVHAVLGLI, from the coding sequence ATGATTAACGTTAGCGAAGCCCTAGAACCTCTTGCTGCTTGGTTTCGTTCTCTGGGAATACCTCAGCCGATTGTGGAATGGGGACATCCGGGAATGATGGGAATTGTTGTGGTTGTGATGGGTAGCTATGTCGGATGGACTGGTTGGCGATATAGGCTGGCGAAGGATAAGGATGAGTCATTTAAAAACCGGATGAATCATCGTCTACTTGCACCTTGGATGTTTTTCTTTTTAGCGGCGGGTTATCCTGGTGGAGTTTTATCTTTGGTGATGCAGCGTCACGCAATTTTTGAAAGTCCTCATTTTTGGACTGGCTCTCTTGTACTCATATTGCTATTAATTAATAGTGTAATTTCGTTTACTGGCTTTGCTGGTGGTAAACCTGCTTTACGCACTACTCATGCTTATTTAGGCAGTGGAATCTTGGGACTTTTGGTTGTCCACGCTGTGTTAGGGCTGATTTAA